A single genomic interval of Lodderomyces elongisporus chromosome 8, complete sequence harbors:
- the ANB1 gene encoding translation initiation factor eIF5A, translated as MNLDEHTFETADAGAALTFPMQCSALRKNGHVVIKGRPCKIVDMSTSKTGKHGHAKVHLVAIDIFTGKKLEDLSPSTHNMEVPNVRRQEFQLLDIDDGFLSLMTPDGDTKDDVKVPDGELGDKIQSEFDEGKDLIISIISAMGEEAAISFKDAPKQ; from the exons ATGAACC TTGATGAG caCACTTTCGAGACCGCCGATGCCGGTGCTGCTTTGACCTTCCCAATGCAATGTTCTGCTTTGAGAAAGAACGGTCACGTTGTCATCAAGGGTAGACCATGTAAGATTGTTGACATGTCCACCTCCAAGACCGGTAAGCACGGTCACGCCAAGGTCCACTTGGTTGCCATTGATATCTTCACTGGTAAGAAATTGGAGGATTTGTCTCCATCCACCCACAATATGGAAGTCCCAAACGTCAGAAGACAAGAATTCCAATTGTTGGACATTGATGACGGTTTCTTGTCATTGATGACCCCAGATGGTGACACCAAGGATGATGTCAAAGTTCCAGATGGAGAATTGGGTGACAAGATCCAAAGCGAATTCGATGAAGGTAAAGACTTGATCATCTCCATCATCTCTGCTATGGGTGAAGAAGCTGCCATTTCTTTCAAGGATGCTCCAAAACAATAA
- the TIF3 gene encoding Eukaryotic translation initiation factor 4B, translating to MAPKRNKKMDLGDFLKDESLGGSSWADEEVDMSSIAFSIENPAALTEAPIGGAPAFSGTSGAGAGAGAGGFERRERVKYPVPDKPPYKAYVNNLPWDITEQDVIRHFEDRMQANDIISDIKLPLDRETGQIKGVAYVTFTTRELLEESLNLSMSEFNGRRMFVNVAPPQQGNDRFGSRGGDSGADLDWGAARSSRAELPPRERSFGGDRGDRGDRGDRGDRPPREDRPPREEPDLDWGSARGTRAELPPRERSFRGDREDRGDRPPREFKQREEPDLDWGSARGTRAELPPREKSFRGDREDRGDRPPREFKRKEEPDLDWSSARGSQAELPPRERPARHVRHDRENNTTNNSDEFGHSRPPRKQEPELDWGAARNSHVELPSRERSNRSFHNKNHENNHAAGTRKSSEPDLDWKRGQPLPQRTRSSQNTKSRKDDKKKEDEKVQGPQKSQFSVLAVDDEEEHEEEPREPKEENATKDVNNESLESATAKLSVSDNKSENADEWEVVGKK from the coding sequence atgGCTCCAAAGAGAAATAAGAAGATGGATTTGGGCGACTTCTTGAAGGATGAATCCTTGGGAGGAAGCTCATGGGCCGATGAAGAAGTTGATATGAGTTCTATTGCATTTAGTATTGAAAACCCAGCTGCTTTAACTGAGGCACCCATTGGAGGAGCACCTGCTTTTTCTGGTACTTcgggtgctggtgctggtgctggtgctggagGGTTTGAGAGGAGAGAAAGAGTCAAGTATCCTGTTCCTGACAAGCCACCATACAAGGCTTATGTGAACAACTTGCCATGGGATATCACCGAACAAGATGTGATTAGACATTTTGAGGATAGAATGCAAGCCAATGACATTATATCTGATATCAAATTGCCATTGGACAGAGAAACTGGACAAATCAAAGGTGTCGCATACGTTACATTCACTACACGTGAGTTATTGGAGGAAAGtttaaacttgtcaatGTCTGAGTTTAATGGAAGAAGAAtgtttgttaatgttgcacCTCCGCAACAAGGAAATGACCGTTTTGGTTCAAGAGGTGGGGACTCTGGAGCAGATTTGGATTGGGGTGCAGCACGAAGTTCAAGAGCTGAATTACCACCAAGAGAGAGATCATTTGGAGGTGATAGAGGCGACAGAGGCGACAGAGGTGACAGAGGTGACAGACCACCAAGAGAGGATAGACCACCAAGAGAAGAACCAGACTTGGACTGGGGATCAGCCAGAGGCACTAGAGCCGAATTACCACCAAGAGAAAGATCATTTAGAGGTGACAGGGAGGACAGAGGAGACAGACCTCCTAGAGAGTTTAAGCAAAGAGAAGAACCAGATTTGGATTGGGGATCAGCTAGAGGAACTAGAGCTGAATTACCACCAAGAGAAAAATCATTCAGAGGTGACAGGGAAGACAGAGGAGACAGACCACCAAGAGAGTTCAAACGTAAAGAAGAACCAGACTTGGATTGGAGTTCTGCACGTGGAAGCCAAGCAGAGCTTCCTCCAAGAGAAAGACCAGCTAGACATGTCCGCCATGATCGTGAAAATAACACCACAAACAATAGTGACGAGTTTGGACACTCGCGTCCTCCAAGGAAGCAAGAACCAGAATTAGATTGGGGAGCAGCTAGAAACTCTCATGTGGAATTACCTTCTCGTGAAAGATCAAACAGATCGTTCCACAACAAGAACCACGAGAACAACCACGCTGCTGGTACCAGAAAGTCAAGCGAGCCTGACTTGGATTGGAAGAGAGGCCAACCATTACCACaacgtacaagatcatcacaaaacacaaaatCACGTAAAGACgacaaaaagaaggaggatGAAAAGGTGCAAGGTCCTCAAAAGTCTCAATTTAGTGTTTTGGCTGTTgacgacgaagaagaacacGAGGAAGAACCAAGAGaaccaaaagaagagaatgCCACTAAGGACGTTAACAATGAATCATTGGAGTCAGCTACTGCCAAGTTATCTGTATCAGACAACAAATCTGAAAATGCAGACGAATGGGAAGTTGTTGGTAAGaaataa
- the ROX3 gene encoding RNA polymerase II holoenzyme/mediator subunit: MSQEQNKTIDGFYLLDPSKTYQPSKPTPLNNLLNIYSLESVADSLARTNPDGSKKVKLRKSYKAHIQDLPGKHSIPPPKELPIGLMDPSIPQHPDVIQEFDKNLLDKALHFDRTPITGIPGFDVADLALADASASNRGDEYLDEDGKRTKRKKKNQAGGDFKKQHV, from the exons ATGTCtcaagaacaaaataaaactaTTGATGGATTCTATCTACTAGATCCAAGTA AAACATATCAGCCGTCAAAACCCACACCATTGAACAACCTTCTTAACATCTACAGTCTAGAATCAGTAGCAGACCTGCTAGCGCGTACAAATCCGGATGGTTCCAAAAAGGTCAAATTGAGGAAATCATACAAGGCGCACATCCAGGATTTACCTGGGAAACACCTGATACCTCCACCAAAAGAATTACCCATTGGGTTAATGGATCCCCTGATTCCTCAGCACCCAGATGTGATACAGGAATTTGACAAAAATCTACTAGATAAAGCCTTGCATTTTGATAGAACACCAATAACAGGGATACCCGGATTTGATGTGGCGGATTTGGCTCTAGCAGATGCACTGGCTTCTAATCGTGGAGATGAATATCTCGATGAAGATGGTAAAAGAAccaagaggaagaaaaagaaccaagCAGGTGGCGATTTTAAGAAACAACACGTTTAA
- the FMP27 gene encoding Protein SABRE, translated as MSDIHYFNTNVAVYYICYIALVWIIFWYTIYLITGFHLQTITINNGLSFNGISLTTKRAKIKIRSFRLRLWGNTKMTIIDDLTVQLLPQINSHQGKTYPNNTKSHEQSNNIKEEHRETKEEEEEQDEVAEEEKDRSDGLENKKSNYNRDSHISIYPQNKILKRLTTYIVKHFPAIDVELRNTVIVSALGFKTSIRYTKFNTNSRGSKRHEEKIKIKTNLLVNEVVHQIKPHDEILTPYSLNSFMLNIKFSVDNDTGIIDCLVGKVNIADSNISVFNAIKYYILHDELKQEKNDKSPKSSDVVEQELELEPELEPEPESESESKKPNGKKPSLYTNKDKKRKKSFHVIGKTLKILYHLISDITIHVENSKISDIPFVLIDDNMSVRDYYNEVRPKSSLEFYAKSVSYNITRIYDDAAGFEVLFNPKTDNPFHSTCTIQLIKLYFIKRVKLSTGHFGSESDEVLNIPNCSFTHKTNLLGQIVKAKGFENCVMELYFSTSTPIFDIDAKQLSAILYNIVLLRKWSKLRRLRKFLLGKGANNKTELGEPESGGASKDNGGHNDANMDDHNTEIESLKSQLWHYANEYYPKLDIKFVIEQPRFILRHYEEGKKTQILSFSYSLLNFNLSTTESRDYASTFSILYPSILYHEKSALDATKFNNEIVKKNIAKLDYLNIKLDIFKNLTVKASVELNTVNVNLTSLEIFRGIHWLLLDVTKLSETDLSIGTINKAFNDEIDVLRRELRSSNIKTGSFSADASTLEQKIFRALPSWFEQLDLKILSVNIFLGARSVLIPTKDLFHSDSPNFEYDTDDNKDLRKLNVKLKSFSVTISNNQLSSFAEPQSPNSSISNSLESQDLSASSETLTSLQDTSYWSVITKLEQLNIFMPDDNSTKLSASESFIDIPSFTGTIDSLSDYYCQNKLLTAFTMDEVDINYNTFKLFTLIGSVYLIREFIVSPISMIKSKLRKDMSKFEEEAQGQDKATIPPPLLPPSQEQEQQQQQQQQQQQQRASAINPDVDFGAKSLVDLLIVKVLLKTMNCRLKLSEDFMLKFQLSNMSIELKNKFAKLSLYFVRLLANSPTIEKKWCRLMCMDSLNLSAQIPKSIEDLIIDIHTTAIRLVQPHKFIVYELFQNISITLKTAKHLVKLLKAGNDKKDAHIVHPHQQKAIPLPKINIKSNHLKFTMEDDPFETDLNMIYQLGKVEQRKRIELYDIFDAREKQQHGDSKDYFAKLNRLNETISNSWIRKVNTYQSQLRQEVAKHKVYLFGNESYFDREFNKDVVAYPYHAPLLTIGFENFDLQIRKPEFGINHVADFIHDMGQGVPKDTAYSLLVPMFLDLRVAEMRMQLCDYPLPILHSPRNKNANVPSLIMAGHLVISENMVTAPENLRKITVPLVSVDENELNRFDSLIVEKTLSSVKMYTNLRCTFNSDYPTRIVWGTSYQFGIQQFMLNFDQFSKPPVDPSPKLGFWDKLKYILHGTCSIKTRTSLEVGFKGSRDPYDLLGTATGFILCFKNDVNWDINKDDDSRNFFDITAKKVSWYIPNYLGAPLLVWTRNSNDSVYLPDSPKFISSCFAYYLDDSLTKPDLDLLNKVFAKDVITLSGGIKFRVGFLLQRKVDGKRVESFIPHYDVELMNPDYCDKKGHDSYKGFRSEYIHMAISLTADHQNTYNTIHLSPGAFSQFFAWWKLFASNMMLPIRRGPLFGEAQNSVKFSQHLFTNKFSFYLKSLFISHIYRDEIVDVEEDRVECVGLRAKVEEFSVDLHQRKQPVTLYHEALSKSTKVMKMVFNVGEVSLTGIDMRVVRTSFLDNFYTHGHKNYDDSKSTYDIFGDDRRWFDIQDYEEAFLPSVRKCPRTVKIYPLMYSHKFTYMRDTENDAKSNEEDDEFGNEDIHNCRLNSSNPVDVRLDILKDRLIGLEQQITRLKKQAKNVSHLMERVKFLKDEIDGVSRERRVIFQRSSTNATMQTQEHFHNKFTWLSMLLKWNVTCRDLVLKYVHFVQLKSALRKYLSHESITMLEKVIDRANDAIDGVNSEDGEEEAYEGDGKENTNNKDQGGENDVSSEATTTDQAINNGNSFIFKPKTRSNDMNSKERLLNFNRILKEVNKSEVLSEDYLIEIVAPQIQLQSDESPDSVVLISAPSISSRIVSTKDSEDDSNADVLETRYGNVLRDANVFVLNKKEVLASDKFITMRNPYGAKSNWPPWLGAEITHHGEWAGDNQLLIKNLSVMVLFYNTEVMGSQKSSVTNNQSSRTSLRSSNATTGKEVEAPKRLQVDAPSLVLTSTSSQYFTLYVIVISLLFYSEPMSKFIKDKLEKMKFSMDFENLEAMSAKIKQMQAYYHVLRQMTTNYSFRDEHLKNEDLNDYLQINLESADVASDVYLMLKTLLTGEFYEDTSNAAQMSWLIRADEVILHILEDNREPILDLALANGVYERKELESGSNMNRIQIKMLQGFNLIKDAKFPDFLNPFEINKNDNSIDNMIDLEWTMNRAVGGIQIVEDIRIKALPLEVKIDEVTGEKLLKFIFQTDSTDLRHSKVMMITNSTEAKKEELHQNDFDHNDDEFGFMVETVGANKSQEYNKHLQHERSTLSSRSNNTHSKRKNLARISDKETIEENDIHDDEQVEQMIERAKNYFSIVSLVVSQITLRITIRLNKGLKRIMNVSDFRVDLPEIVIHNRVMSFTDLTDVMKKHIIKALTSHIGSLLVNKLKSRSSDDNADLGSLKPVMHYNKFTPIRELTRVDSVTK; from the coding sequence ATGCTGGACATTCACTATTTCAATACAAATGTGGCAGTCTACTATATATGTTATATCGCTTTGGTGTGGATCATATTCTGGTACACAATTTACCTAATAACAGGATTCCATCTACaaacaatcacaatcaaTAATGGTTTATCATTTAATGGAATTTCCCTAACTACAAAAAGGGCGAAAATCAAGATCCGATCCTTTAGGTTGCGATTGTGGGGTAACACCAAAATGACCATCATTGACGATCTAACAGTTCAATTACTCCCGCAGATCAATAGTCATCAAGGGAAGACATATCCCAACAATACAAAGAGTCATGAACAGTCTAACAATATAAAAGAGGAGCatagagaaacaaaagaggaagaagaagaacaagacgAAGTGgcagaggaagaaaaagatagaaGTGATGGgttggaaaacaaaaaatccAATTATAATCGGGACTCACATATCAGCATATACCCTCAGAACAAGATCTTGAAAAGGCTAACGACCTATATTGTTAAACACTTTCCAGCAATTGATGTGGAGTTACGAAATACAGTTATAGTGTCTGCACTAGGCTTTAAAACCTCAATCAGATACACAAAGTTCAATACGAATTCACGTGGAAGCAAACGacatgaagaaaaaatcaagatcAAGACCAACTTATTGGTAAATGAAGTAGTGCATCAAATTAAACCTCATGACGAGATCTTGACACCATATTCTTTAAACTCATTTATGCTTAATATCAAATTTCTGGTCGATAACGATACAGGGATCATTGATTGTCTAGTTGGAAAAGTAAATATTGCGGATTCCAATATCCTGGTCTTCAACGCAATAAAGTACTATATTCTTCATGACGAACttaaacaagaaaaaaacgaCAAATCACCAAAATCTTCGGATGTGGTAGAGCAAGAACTAGAACTAGAACCAGAACTagaaccagaaccagaaTCAGAATCAGAGTCAAAAAAGCCTAATGGAAAGAAGCCTTCACTATACACGAATAAggacaagaaaagaaaaaagagttttCATGTCATTGGCAAGACCCTAAAAATCTTATACCACCTTATTTCAGACATTACAATACATGTCGAGAATTCCAAAATATCGGATATACCATTTGTATTGATTGATGACAATATGAGTGTACGTGATTACTACAACGAAGTGCGTCCAAAATCATCGTTGGAGTTTTATGCCAAATCGGTATCCTACAATATCACTAGAATATATGACGATGCTGCTGGCTTTGAGGTTTTGTTTAATCCCAAAACTGACAATCCGTTCCACCTGACATGCACAATACAATTGATTAAGCTTTATTTCATTAAAAGAGTCAAATTGTCAACTGGTCATTTTGGCCTGGAATCAGACGAGGTTTTGAATATTCCAAATTGCTCATTCACCCACAAGACCAATTTGTTGGGCCAGATTGTTAAGGCAAAAggatttgaaaattgtGTAATGGAACTctatttttcaacaagCACACCTAtttttgatattgatgCTAAGCAATTGAGTGCAATTTTGTATAATATTGTTTTATTGAGGAAATGGAGCAAATTAAGAAGATTGAGAAAGTTTTTGTTAGGTAAGGGTGCCAACAATAAGACTGAATTGGGCGAGCCTGAAAGTGGTGGCGCAAGTAAAGATAATGGTGGTCATAACGATGCCAATATGGATGACCACAACACAGAGATTGAATCATTAAAGTCCCAATTGTGGCACTATGCCAATGAGTATTATCCTAAATTGGACATCAAATTTGTCATTGAACAACCAAGATTTATCCTTAGACATTATGAAGAAGGTAAAAAGACACAAATCTTGAGCTTCTCATACTCATTGCTAAATTTCAACTTGTCCACAACGGAGTCTAGAGATTATGCCTCgactttttcaatcttgtATCCAAGCATATTATATCATGAGAAATCTGCTTTGGACGCAACAAAGTTTAACAACGAAATAGTCAAGAAAAATATTGCTAAATTGGACTACTTGAACATCAAACTagacattttcaaaaatttaacTGTTAAGGCGAGTGTGGAATTAAACACAGTCAATGTTAATTTAACTAGCTTGGAAATTTTCAGAGGTATACATTGGCTTTTGCTCGATGTAACTAAACTATCAGAAACTGATTTGCTGATTGGTACAATCAACAAAGCATTCAATGATGAAATCGATGTACTACGAAGAGAACTAAGGAGCTCGAATATCAAAACAGGCAGTTTTTCTGCAGATGCATCCACATTGGAGCAAAAAATATTCAGAGCCTTGCCATCATGGTTTGAACAATTggatttaaaaattttgtcTGTGAACATTTTTCTAGGTGCAAGGTCAGTGTTGATTCCAACGAAGGATTTATTTCATTCAGACTCACCAAACTTTGAATACGATACAGATGACAATAAGGATCTTCGAAAACTTAATGTTAAACTCAAACTGTTTTCTGTaacaatttcaaataaTCAATTGCTGAGCTTTGCTGAACCACAAAGTCCTAACTCGTCGATACTGAATTCATTAGAATCTCAGGACTTGCTGGCGTCACTGGAAACTTTAACCTCTTTACAAGACACTTCTTATTGGTCGGTAATTACAAAGTTGGAGCAACTCAATATTTTTATGCCCGATGACAACAGTACGAAATTGTCTGCATCTGAGCTGTTTATTGATATCCCGTCCTTTACTGGTACTATTGATTCATTGAGCGACTACTATTGTCAGAACAAACTTTTGACTGCATTCACCATGGATGAGGTGGATATTAACTACAATACgttcaaattgtttacCCTTATTGGTTCGGTATATTTGATACGTGAATTTATCGTATCACCCATATCAATGATAAAGCTGAAACTTCGAAAAGACATGAGCAagtttgaagaagaggCACAAGGACAAGACAAAGCAACTATACCACCACCCTTGCTACCACCAtcacaagaacaagaacaacaacaacaacaacaacaacaacaacaacaacaaagagcATCCGCAATAAATCCTGATGTGGATTTTGGTGCAAAATCTCTAGTTGATTTATTGATTGTCAAAGTTTTACTCAAAACAATGAATTGTCGCTTGAAGTTGTCCGAGGACTTTATGCTCAAATTTCAACTATCAAATATGCTGATTGAGCTCAAGAACAAATTTGCTAAGCTATCATTGTATTTTGTACGCTTGCTTGCCAACTCACCAACAATCGAAAAGAAATGGTGTAGACTTATGTGTATGGACTCATTAAACCTTAGTGCACAAATTCCCAAATCAATTGAGGATTTAATAATTGACATCCACACCACAGCAATCAGGTTAGTACAACCCCACAAATTTATTGTATACGAATTGTTCCAAAACATTTCGATTACACTTAAAACTGCCAAGCACCTTGTCAAATTACTTAAAGCTGGTAACGACAAGAAGGACGCACACATAGTGCATCCCCACCAACAAAAGGCTATTCCATTGCCCAAAATCAATATAAAGTCAAACCATTTGAAGTTTACAATGGAAGATGACCCATTTGAGACCGATTTGAATATGATTTACCAATTGGGCAAAGTGGAGCAGAGGAAGAGGATTGAATTGTATGATATTTTTGATGCAAGAGAAAAGCAGCAACACGGCGATAGTAAAGattattttgcaaaactaAACAGGCTTAACGAAACCATTTCAAATCTGTGGATTAGAAAAGTGAATACATACCAGCTGCAACTACGCCAGGAGGTGGCAAAGCACAaagtttatttgtttggaAACGAATCTTATTTTGACAGAGAGTTCAATAAAGATGTTGTCGCATATCCTTACCATGCTCCATTGTTGACTATAGgctttgaaaattttgatTTGCAAATACGCAAACCAGAATTTGGAATAAACCATGTTGCCGATTTTATTCATGATATGGGTCAAGGAGTTCCCAAAGATACAGCTTATTCCTTGTTGGTTCCAATGTTTTTGGACTTGAGGGTTGCCGAAATGCGAATGCAACTCTGTGACTATCCACTTCCTATCTTGCACTCGCCGAGGAATAAGAATGCTAACGTGCCAAGTTTAATTATGGCTGGCCATTTGGTTATTAGTGAAAACATGGTTACCGCGCCTGAGAATTTGCGGAAGATTACAGTGCCACTAGTGTCTGTAGATGAAAACGAGTTGAACAGATTCGACTCATTAATAGTGGAAAAGACTCTTTCGAGTGTCAAAATGTACACCAATTTGAGGTGTACTTTCAATTCTGATTACCCAACTAGAATAGTTTGGGGTACTTCATACCAATTTGGTATTCAACAGTTTATGCTTaattttgatcaattttCTAAACCACCGGTTGACCCATCACCCAAACTTGGCTTTTGGGATAAGCTCAAGTATATACTTCATGGAACTTGCTCAATTAAAACTCGGACAAGCCTTGAAGTTGGGTTTAAAGGTTCTCGAGACCCATATGACTTATTGGGGACGGCGACTGGGTTTATATTGTGTTTCAAGAATGATGTTAATTGGGATATTAATAAGGACGACGATtcaagaaatttttttgacaTTACAGCAAAGAAAGTTTCGTGGTATATACCAAATTATTTGGGCGCGCCATTATTGGTTTGGACTAGAAATAGCAACGACTCTGTATATCTTCCGGACTCACCGAAATTTATCAGCTCGTGCTTTGCCTATTATCTAGATGATTCATTAACAAAGCCCGATTTAGACTTGCTAAACAAAGTTTTTGCCAAGGATGTGATCACCTTGAGTGGGGGCATCAAGTTTCGTGTTGGGTTTTTGTTGCAACGCAAAGTTGATGGCAAAAGGGTGGAGAGTTTTATACCTCATTACGATGTCGAGCTCATGAATCCGGATTATTGCGATAAAAAGGGGCACGATTCATATAAAGGCTTTCGCAGTGAATATATTCACATGGCTATCTCGTTAACAGCAGATCATCAGAATACTTACAATACCATCCACTTGAGTCCTGGGGCATTTTCACAATTTTTTGCATGGTGGAAACTATTTGCTAGCAATATGATGTTACCGATACGTAGGGGACCTTTGTTTGGCGAAGCTCAAAACTCTGTCAAGTTCTCCCAACACTTGTTCACCAACAAGTTTTCCTTCTATTTAAAATCTTTGTTTATATCTCACATTTATCGTGATGagattgttgatgttgaagaagataGAGTAGAATGTGTTGGTTTGAGGGCCAAGGTTGAAGAATTTTCGGTGGATTTGCACCAGAGAAAGCAGCCAGTCACCTTGTATCACGAGGCTTTGTCAAAAAGCACCAAGGTGATGAAGATGGTTTTCAATGTTGGTGAAGTTTCACTTACTGGAATAGATATGCGTGTTGTTCGAACTTCGTTTCTTGACAATTTCTACACCCATGGTCATAAAAATTATGACGACTCCAAATCGACTTATGATATTTTCGGTGATGACCGTAGATGGTTTGATATTCAGGACTACGAAGAAGCATTTCTACCATCTGTGAGAAAGTGTCCTAGAACTGTAAAGATTTACCCTTTGATGTATTCGCATAAATTTACATATATGCGGGATACTGAGAATGATGCTAAACTGAATGAAGAGGATGACGAATTTGGAAATGAAGATATACACAATTGTCGTCTCAACAGTTCCAATCCCGTTGACGTGAGACTAGACATCTTGAAAGATAGGCTCATTGGCCTTGAGCAACAAATAACAAGACTCAAAAAACAAGCCAAGAATGTTTCACATCTTATGGAGCGAGTAAAGTTTTTAAAAGATGAGATTGATGGCGTTTCAAGGGAAAGAAGAgttatttttcaaagaaGTTCAACTAATGCCACGATGCAGACTCAAGAGCATTTCCATAACAAATTTACATGGTTGAGCATGTTATTGAAGTGGAACGTCACTTGTCGTGATTTGGTTTTGAAATATGTTCATTTTGTGCAACTCAAGTCGGCTTTGCGAAAATATCTATCTCACGAGTCTATTACAATGTTGGAAAAAGTTATTGATCGTGCTAATGACGCCATTGATGGTGTAAATAGTGAAGACGGAGAGGAAGAAGCATATGAAGGTGATGGCAAAGAAAATACTAATAATAAAGACCAAGGAGGCGAAAACGATGTATCATCAGAAGCCACTACAACTGATCAAGCAATAAACAATGGTAattcttttatctttaaACCAAAAACCAGATCAAACGATATGaattcaaaagaaagactTTTAAATTTCAATCGAATTTTGAAGGAAGTCAACAAATCTGAAGTGCTTTCTGAAGATTACCTCATTGAGATTGTTGCGCCTCAGATCCAGTTGCAGAGTGACGAATCTCCAGATTCGGTTGTTTTAATATCGGCACCAAGCATTAGTAGCAGAATTGTTTCAACCAAGGATTCAGAAGATGATTCTAATGCGGATGTTTTGGAAACAAGATATGGAAATGTTCTACGAGATGCCAATGTTTTTGtgttgaataaaaaagaagtactTGCATCTGATAAATTTATCACGATGAGAAACCCATATGGTGCAAAATCCAACTGGCCACCTTGGCTTGGTGCTGAAATAACACACCATGGTGAATGGGCTGGTGATAACCAGCTCTTGATCAAAAATTTGTCGGTGATGGTATTGTTTTACAACACTGAAGTTATGGGTTCGCAAAAGTCATCGGTGACGAATAATCAGTCATCGCGCACAAGCTTACGCTCGTCTAATGCTACGACTGGGAAAGAAGTTGAGGCACCAAAGAGATTACAAGTTGATGCTCCTTCGTTGGTGCTAACATCTACTTCTTCACAATATTTTACTCTTTACGTGATTGTTATAAGTCTATTGTTCTATAGCGAGCCCATGAGTAAGTTTATCAAGGATAAGCTagaaaagatgaaatttTCGATggattttgaaaacttgGAGGCTATGTCAGCAAAGATCAAGCAGATGCAAGCCTATTACCACGTGTTACGTCAAATGACGACAAACTATAGTTTTAGAGACGAGcatttaaaaaatgaagatttGAACGATTATTTGCAGATTAATCTTGAGAGCGCCGATGTTGCAAGTGACGTTTATTTGATGCTCAAGACTTTGTTGACTGGTGAATTTTATGAGGATACATCCAATGCTGCGCAAATGTCATGGTTGATTCGGGCTGATGAGGTAATCTTGCACATATTGGAGGATAACCGGGAACCAATTTTAGATTTGGCATTGGCAAATGGAGTTTATGAGAGAAAAGAGCTTGAAAGTGGCTCCAACATGAACCGGATCCAAATTAAAATGTTGCAGGGGTTCAACTTAATCAAGGATGCAAAGTTTCCCGATTTCCTTAATCCGTTTGAAATCAACAAGAATGACAACCTGATTGACAACATGATTGATTTGGAATGGACAATGAATCGAGCAGTTGGTGGGATCCAAATTGTTGAGGATATCCGGATAAAAGCGTTGCCATTGGAGGTTAAGATTGATGAAGTCACTGGAGAAaaacttttgaaatttaTATTTCAAACGGACTCCACCGATCTCAGACATAGCAAAGTTATGATGATTACGAATAGCACAGAggcaaagaaggaagaattgcatcaaaatgattttgatcaTAATGACGACGAGTTTGGGTTTATGGTTGAAACAGTTGGAGCAAATAAGAGCCAGGAGTACAACAAGCATCTCCAGCACGAACGAAGCACATTAAGTTCAAGAAGTAACAACACTCatagcaaaagaaagaacttGGCCAGGATCTCAGACAAGGAAACAATAGAAGAGAATGATATTCATGATGACGAGCAAGTTGAACAAATGATTGAACGAGCAAAGaattatttttctattgTATCGTTGGTTGTTTCACAAATAACATTGAGAATTACCATTAGACTCAACAAGGGATTAAAGAGGATTATGAATGTGAGCGACTTTAGAGTCGATTTGCCTGAAATTGTTATTCATAATAGGGTCATGTCGTTTACAGATTTAACTGACGTGATGAAAAAACACATTATAAAGGCACTCACTAGTCATATTGGGAGTCTACTAGTCAATAAGCTAAAGTCTCGATCTTCCGACGACAATGCAGATTTGGGCCTGTTGAAGCCTGTTATGCATTATAATAAATTTACTCCAATACGGGAGTTGACTAGAGTGGATTCAGTAACAAAGTGA